In Nocardioides nitrophenolicus, the genomic window CAGGGCCGCCAGCAGCGCCTCGCGTTGCGCCAGCCGGCGTCGGAGCACGACGTACAGCAGGGTGACGGCGGCGGCGGTGAGCACCGCGGCGGTCACGCTCGCCGGCACCGTGTCCATGTCGTGGAAGCCGAGCAGCCCGGCCAGCCGGTACGCCGGCACCGCGGCGGCGATCACCCCGGACGAGCGACCGATGACGTCGCGCCCGTCGGCCGCCTCGACGATCCAGATCTCCCGAGTGGGCCAGTTGTTCAGCTTCGGGAAGTCCGTCAGGTCCACGAACGGCGAGCCGGTCTCGGCGATGTGCCACGACGCCAGGTTCGCGGCGAAGACGTCGAAGCTCAGCGCCCGCCCCATGGTGGCGACATAGACGACCACCAGCGCCGCGAACAGCGCCGGCGCCGCCCAGCGCGCCGTGGAGGGATGTGGCCCGGTCACGACGCCCCGTCCTTCCTCCGCAGCTCGGGATCGTTCCACATCCGGACCACCACGGCGGCCAGCGCGGCGCAGGCGAGCAGCAGCGCGATCGAGTACGCCGGCTGGTCGGCCACCCGCGCGACCAGCTCGTTGCTGTCCCAGGTGCTGCTGATCCGGGGCGCCGTGTCGGGCCCGGCGAGGGCGCCGAAGCCGAACACCGCCGCCTGCGCGACGATGACGGGGACCAGCAGCCGCCGCCCGACCGTGCCGATCCGGGGCGTGCTCAGCGCCAGCGCGGGCGCCAGGCAGGCGAGCAGCTCGAGCCCGATCCGGTAGCCGAAGAAGGCCTCCCCGCCCTTGAAGGCGTTCAGCGCGAGCTGGACGGCGGTGTAGCCGACGCCACCGACCGCCAGCGCCCGCGACCAGTCCGGCAGGGCACGCCAGGACCGCACCAGCGCGGGCAGCAGCAGGACCAGGATCGGCGTCCAGACCAGCATGCCCCGGCCGGGCGACACGAGGAAGCCGGCCAGGTTGAGCCCGTCGAGGCCCTGGTCCTGGGCGATCGAGACGAACACGCCGACATCGTAGGCAGCGGTCGGGTCCCACCTGCCGTACATCCATTGCGTCCAGACCATCATCAGCCCCAGCATCGCCCCGCAGGCCGCACCGGTCTTCAGCAGCAGGTCGGGCCGGCGCCGCCACCAGGCCAGCAGCAGGCCCACGACCGCGCAGATCACGGCGGCATGCAGGCGTCCCCACAGGGCGACGCCGCCGAAGAGCCCGAGCAGCCACCAGCGTTCCCGCTCCGCCGCCCACGCCATCCCCAGGATGCCGAGCACCGTCAGCGTGTGCGGCCACACGCCGTCGGCGGCGACCGACCAGACCGGAGTGGTCAGGCCCAGCACGAGGGAGGCGGCCAGCGCGGGACGCTCGCCGAGGCGTTCTCGGAGTGCCAGGAAGAGCAGGGTGATCGCGATCGCCGTCAGCAGCGCGGCGGTCAGTCCGCCGGGCACGATGGACATTCCGCTCGCCCCGAACAGATGCGCCAGCGCGTACGCCGGGACGGCCGCCGCGACCGTGCCCGGGGCCCGGCCGACGACATCGCGCCCGTCGGCGCGCTGCACCACCCAGGTGGCTCGCAGGTCGTTGTCGGCGAGCGCGGGGAAGCGGTCCAGGTCGGTCAGGGGCGTCCCGGTGGTCCCGATGCTCCAGGAGGCGAGGTTCGCCGACCACACGTCGAGGCTGACCGCACCGCGGGAGGCCGTGACGCCGTACCCGACGGCGAGGACGGCGAGCAGCACCGCGGGGACCCAGGCACGTCGTGACACGCCCAGCATTCTCGGCGGCCGGCGGCTCGCGGGCCCGGCTAACCATGCAGGAATGTCCGATCGGCCATTTCTGCATGGTCCTGAGAGGTTTCCGGTGATCGACCGCGGTCGCCGGATCTACCCTGAGCGGGTCCGTCGGGACCATTCCCTGTGAGGTCGATCGTGAAGCTGGTCGTGCAGATCCCCTGCCTCAACGAGGAGGAGACCCTCCCCCTCGTGCTGGCGAGCATCCCACGCGAGATCCCCGGGATCAGCGACATCGTCGTCGTGGTGATCGACGACGGCTCCACCGACGCCACGGTCGAGGTGGCCCGCGCGTACGGCGTCGAGCACGTCGTACGGCATCGAGGCAACCAGGGCCTGGCCCGCTCGTTCACCGACGGCGTGAACTACGCGCTCAGCATCGGGGCCGACATCGTCGTCAACACCGACGGCGACAACCAGTACCCGCAGCACCGGATCCCGGACCTGGTGGCGCCGATCCTCGAGGGCCGGGCCGACATCGTGATCGCGGACCGGCAGACCGGGTCGATCGGTCACTTCTCCCCCACCAAGAAGCTCCTGCAGCGGGTCGGGAGCGCTGTGGTCAACCGGGCCGCCGGCACCGACCTGCCGGACGCGGCGAGCGGCTTCCGCGCCTACTCCCGCACCAGCCTGATCCGGCTCAACACCGTCACCCGGTTCTCCTACTGCATGGAGACGATCATCCAGGCGGGCTACAAGCGCCTCGCCATCGCGAGCGTGCCGATCGTCACCAACCCGAAGACCCGCGAGTCGCGGCTGTTCACCTCGACCCGGCAACACGTGCTGAAGTCGGCGGCGGCGATCATCCGCGCCTCGATCATGTACCGGCCCTACATGGTCTTCGGCTGGCTGGCCGCGCTCTTCGCGGTCGCGGGGCTGGTGCCCTACGCCCGCTATGCGGTGTTGATCGCGCTCGACGAGGACGGCGGCCACGTCCAGTCGCTCCTCGTCGGCGCCGCCCTGCTGCTGATGGCCTTCCTGAGCGTGATGCTCGGCATCCTGTCCGACCTGATCCGCACCAACCGCTCGCTGATCGAGACCGGGCTCGAGCACACCAAGGAGATCCGACTGGCCGCCCTGGCCGCAGACCCCGCTCCGGCCGGACGGGGCCGATGACGGCGAGGTCGGCGTACCTGCGGATCACCGGCGTCGCCGGCGGGCTGCTCGGCCGCATCGGGCTGCTCGGCCTGCTCGATCGGTGGGCGCCCCGGTCCCGTCTCGCCACCTGGCTCCGCTCGCTGTTCGCGATC contains:
- a CDS encoding glycosyltransferase family 2 protein, translated to MRSIVKLVVQIPCLNEEETLPLVLASIPREIPGISDIVVVVIDDGSTDATVEVARAYGVEHVVRHRGNQGLARSFTDGVNYALSIGADIVVNTDGDNQYPQHRIPDLVAPILEGRADIVIADRQTGSIGHFSPTKKLLQRVGSAVVNRAAGTDLPDAASGFRAYSRTSLIRLNTVTRFSYCMETIIQAGYKRLAIASVPIVTNPKTRESRLFTSTRQHVLKSAAAIIRASIMYRPYMVFGWLAALFAVAGLVPYARYAVLIALDEDGGHVQSLLVGAALLLMAFLSVMLGILSDLIRTNRSLIETGLEHTKEIRLAALAADPAPAGRGR